Proteins found in one Desulfurobacterium indicum genomic segment:
- a CDS encoding NIL domain-containing protein: protein MKESSVKLVLTFPKETWDKPVIYKLVKDYDLVVNILRAEILPKMEGSAVLELKGDSESIKKAVKFLKGINVKVRPLELDIFREDEKCIHCGACIAPCPTNAFYLDPVTFRVEFDKTKCVGCGHCIPACPTRIIYSPEF, encoded by the coding sequence ATGAAAGAATCTTCTGTTAAGCTTGTTCTTACGTTTCCAAAGGAGACATGGGACAAACCGGTTATATACAAGCTTGTTAAAGATTACGATCTTGTTGTTAACATTCTGAGGGCAGAGATACTGCCTAAGATGGAAGGATCTGCTGTTCTTGAACTTAAAGGAGATTCCGAGAGCATAAAGAAAGCCGTTAAATTTCTTAAGGGAATAAACGTCAAGGTAAGACCTCTGGAGCTTGACATATTCAGAGAAGATGAAAAGTGTATTCACTGTGGTGCATGTATAGCACCGTGTCCTACGAACGCCTTTTACCTTGATCCTGTGACGTTCAGAGTAGAGTTTGACAAGACGAAGTGTGTCGGTTGCGGCCACTGTATTCCTGCCTGTCCGACGCGGATAATCTACTCGCCGGAATTTTAG
- a CDS encoding HD-GYP domain-containing protein codes for MVYTKLLTQPRIAAAVDVFDALISKRPYKPAWPKEKVIKFLEEEAGTHFDPKIAEIVIKRADELFEIKTSLPDEKEEKGAD; via the coding sequence ATGGTTTACACAAAATTATTGACACAACCTCGAATAGCTGCTGCTGTTGATGTATTTGATGCCCTAATATCTAAAAGGCCCTATAAACCTGCCTGGCCAAAAGAAAAAGTCATCAAATTTTTAGAAGAAGAGGCTGGAACACACTTTGATCCAAAAATAGCCGAAATCGTAATCAAAAGGGCTGATGAACTGTTTGAAATAAAAACTTCACTACCGGATGAAAAGGAAGAAAAAGGGGCGGATTAG
- the nadA gene encoding quinolinate synthase NadA, which yields MEILEEIEKLKREKGAVILAHYYQDGVIQDIADFVGDSLELARKAIEIEAETILMCGVYFMAETVKILNPGKKVLIPYPKAGCLMADMVIEEELKAFKEKNPDYTIVTYVNSSAAVKALSDVCCTSANAVKVVSSVEGEKVLFVPDKNLGSYVAEQVKDKKIKFWNGYCPVHEKLTAQRLGILKKKYPDAEVVVHPECSPSVRKLADFIGSTSQIIKHVKASDKGSFIVGTERGIIHQLRKVKPEATFIPAYETFVCDQMRMIILDRIANSLKNSVYEVKVDAETAKKAKEAIERMLAL from the coding sequence ATGGAGATTTTGGAAGAGATAGAGAAACTTAAAAGGGAAAAGGGTGCAGTTATCCTTGCTCATTACTATCAGGACGGAGTAATTCAGGATATTGCCGATTTTGTTGGTGATTCTCTTGAGCTTGCGAGAAAGGCTATTGAAATAGAAGCTGAAACCATCTTAATGTGCGGTGTCTATTTTATGGCTGAAACAGTTAAAATTCTCAATCCAGGAAAGAAGGTTTTAATTCCATACCCTAAGGCCGGTTGTTTGATGGCAGACATGGTTATAGAAGAAGAGTTAAAAGCTTTTAAAGAAAAGAATCCCGATTACACAATTGTCACATATGTTAATAGCTCAGCTGCCGTTAAGGCACTTTCGGATGTATGCTGCACTTCGGCTAACGCTGTAAAAGTAGTTTCATCTGTTGAAGGCGAAAAGGTTCTCTTTGTGCCGGATAAAAACCTTGGCAGCTATGTTGCCGAGCAGGTAAAGGACAAGAAGATAAAATTCTGGAACGGCTACTGTCCGGTTCATGAGAAGCTTACCGCTCAGAGGCTTGGGATTTTAAAGAAAAAATATCCTGATGCTGAAGTTGTTGTTCATCCCGAATGTTCTCCTTCTGTGAGAAAGCTTGCCGATTTTATAGGCAGCACTTCTCAGATAATAAAACATGTAAAAGCTTCCGATAAGGGCAGTTTTATTGTTGGAACAGAGAGAGGAATAATTCATCAGCTTAGAAAGGTTAAACCCGAAGCGACATTCATTCCGGCCTATGAAACGTTTGTCTGTGACCAGATGAGAATGATAATACTTGATAGAATAGCTAATTCACTTAAAAATAGTGTCTATGAAGTGAAGGTTGATGCCGAAACTGCAAAAAAGGCAAAAGAAGCGATAGAGAGAATGCTTGCACTTTAG
- the rfaD gene encoding ADP-glyceromanno-heptose 6-epimerase has translation MKFLVTGGAGFIGSNLVFELKKRYPDVEVVILDDFSSGHFKNLIGFDGEIITGSITDDNVIKEIEKRNFDAIFHQAANVDTTDHRQKEMMETNCEAFKKILNAALKTKASVIYASSAAVYGNGDVPMKVHQPLFPENVYGFSKYAMDMFTYKFLKEHPEMHVVGLRYFNVYGPRETFKGKMASMVLKLTVQIMKGKKPRLFKWGEQKRDFVYVMDCVEANIKAYESFKNGVVNVGTGRARSFNEVVDVIKRTLGVDVETEYFDNPYDFYQNYTEADLTDTEEILGWTPQVQIEEGIPAYIDWIRENVNINKLDF, from the coding sequence ATGAAATTTCTTGTTACCGGCGGTGCGGGATTTATAGGTTCAAACCTTGTCTTTGAACTAAAGAAACGCTATCCGGATGTGGAGGTTGTTATTCTTGACGACTTTTCTTCGGGTCATTTTAAAAATCTTATAGGTTTTGATGGTGAAATAATAACCGGTTCAATCACAGATGATAATGTTATTAAAGAGATAGAAAAGAGAAACTTTGATGCTATCTTTCATCAGGCGGCAAACGTTGATACGACAGACCACAGACAGAAAGAGATGATGGAAACAAACTGTGAGGCTTTTAAAAAGATTCTGAATGCCGCCTTAAAAACGAAAGCTTCTGTCATTTACGCTTCTTCTGCCGCCGTTTACGGAAATGGTGATGTTCCTATGAAGGTTCATCAACCTCTTTTCCCTGAAAATGTTTATGGTTTTTCAAAATATGCGATGGATATGTTTACTTACAAGTTTCTGAAGGAACATCCGGAGATGCACGTTGTGGGTCTCAGATATTTCAATGTTTACGGTCCCCGTGAGACGTTTAAGGGGAAGATGGCAAGTATGGTTTTGAAGTTAACCGTTCAGATAATGAAGGGTAAAAAACCGAGGCTTTTCAAATGGGGAGAGCAGAAGAGAGACTTTGTTTATGTTATGGATTGTGTTGAAGCCAACATAAAGGCTTACGAGAGCTTTAAAAACGGCGTTGTAAACGTTGGAACAGGTAGAGCCAGAAGCTTTAACGAGGTTGTTGACGTTATAAAGAGGACTTTAGGCGTTGATGTTGAGACGGAATATTTTGATAATCCTTACGACTTCTATCAGAATTATACAGAAGCGGACCTTACCGACACGGAAGAGATACTCGGCTGGACACCTCAAGTTCAGATAGAGGAAGGTATTCCTGCATACATAGACTGGATTAGAGAAAACGTGAACATTAATAAACTTGATTTTTAG
- the argF gene encoding ornithine carbamoyltransferase, giving the protein MKDFISMLDITKEELAELLETTAVIKEKQKRGEIFQPLKGKTVALIFEKPSTRTRVSFEVGVFQLGGHGVYMDTRGSQLGRGEPLKDTARVLSRYVDGIVIRTFGQERVVEIARYSKVPVINALTDEEHPCQVVADLFTIKEYLRKFKGLKVAYLGDGNNMCNSWLIGAAMTGINFYAATPEGYEPLAFYIEKAKEIAKTTDSEIVITHDPLEAVKDADIVYTDVWASMGQEEEAEERKELFMPYQVNMKLLKHAKPDVLFMHCLPAHRGEEVTDDVIESCRSIVWDQAENRLHAQKALLTKLIK; this is encoded by the coding sequence ATGAAAGACTTTATTTCCATGCTTGATATTACGAAAGAAGAGCTTGCAGAGCTTCTTGAAACCACAGCAGTTATAAAGGAAAAACAGAAAAGGGGAGAAATTTTTCAACCGCTGAAAGGAAAGACGGTAGCTTTAATATTTGAAAAGCCTTCAACAAGGACCAGAGTTTCTTTTGAAGTTGGCGTTTTCCAGCTTGGAGGACACGGCGTTTATATGGATACGCGAGGTTCTCAGTTAGGAAGAGGTGAGCCGCTCAAAGATACGGCGAGAGTCCTATCAAGATATGTTGACGGTATTGTTATCAGGACATTCGGACAGGAAAGGGTTGTAGAGATAGCAAGGTATTCAAAGGTTCCCGTTATTAATGCTCTTACCGATGAGGAGCATCCCTGTCAGGTAGTTGCCGATCTATTTACCATAAAAGAGTATTTGAGGAAGTTTAAAGGTCTGAAAGTTGCTTATCTTGGTGATGGCAACAACATGTGTAACTCCTGGCTTATTGGTGCTGCTATGACAGGAATAAATTTTTACGCTGCAACGCCTGAAGGTTATGAGCCACTGGCGTTTTATATTGAAAAAGCAAAAGAGATAGCAAAAACTACAGATTCTGAGATAGTTATTACACACGATCCTCTTGAAGCGGTCAAGGATGCCGATATCGTCTATACCGACGTTTGGGCAAGTATGGGGCAGGAAGAAGAAGCTGAAGAGAGGAAAGAGCTGTTTATGCCTTATCAGGTGAATATGAAACTTTTAAAACATGCAAAGCCCGATGTTCTTTTTATGCACTGTCTTCCAGCTCATAGAGGAGAGGAAGTCACAGATGATGTTATAGAGAGTTGCCGTTCAATTGTTTGGGATCAGGCTGAGAATAGGCTTCATGCTCAGAAGGCGCTTCTTACAAAGCTGATAAAGTGA
- a CDS encoding 3-dehydroquinate synthase II: MSKELIVRVKSPEDKTIVTTALESGVFALLLENGGSEKIKKLARVKTIAPDGDYKLGEDFIIVEIKNKQDEETAAKYLKQGKNVIVKTTDWTIIPIENLLAQGDNLYAWVRNAEEAKTAITILEKGTKGVVLDTDEINEIKKTGEVIRLAGESVNLKTATIKKITPIGMCDRVCIDTASLMERGEGALVGNSSAGMFLVHAETESNPYVAARPFRVNAGAVHMYVRLPNGKTKYLSEIKSGDEIMIYNYKGEGRVAYVGRAKVERRPMLLIEAETEDGKRVAGILQNAETIRLTTPEGNPISVVELKPGDKVLVYTEKPGRHFGMKVEETIIEK, translated from the coding sequence ATGTCAAAAGAACTTATTGTGAGAGTGAAGAGTCCTGAAGATAAAACCATTGTTACAACTGCCCTTGAGTCTGGTGTTTTTGCTTTGCTGCTTGAAAACGGCGGTAGTGAAAAGATAAAAAAACTTGCAAGGGTTAAAACAATTGCTCCCGATGGGGATTATAAGTTAGGAGAGGATTTTATCATTGTTGAGATAAAAAACAAGCAGGATGAGGAGACTGCGGCGAAGTATCTAAAACAAGGGAAAAACGTTATCGTTAAAACGACTGATTGGACGATTATTCCTATAGAAAACCTTCTTGCACAGGGTGATAACCTATACGCGTGGGTGAGAAACGCAGAAGAAGCCAAAACTGCCATAACAATTCTTGAAAAGGGGACGAAAGGAGTTGTTCTTGACACCGATGAGATAAACGAGATTAAGAAGACCGGTGAAGTTATAAGGCTTGCCGGTGAGAGTGTTAACCTTAAAACGGCAACGATTAAAAAGATAACACCTATAGGAATGTGTGATAGGGTTTGTATAGATACGGCTTCTCTCATGGAAAGGGGAGAAGGAGCGTTAGTCGGTAACTCTTCTGCTGGTATGTTTCTCGTTCATGCCGAAACAGAGTCCAACCCTTACGTTGCCGCAAGACCTTTCAGGGTAAATGCCGGTGCTGTTCATATGTATGTTAGATTGCCTAATGGAAAAACAAAGTACCTTTCAGAGATAAAGAGCGGTGATGAGATTATGATTTACAACTATAAAGGTGAAGGAAGAGTGGCTTATGTCGGAAGGGCTAAAGTTGAAAGAAGGCCTATGCTTCTTATAGAAGCCGAAACGGAAGACGGTAAAAGGGTTGCCGGCATCCTTCAAAATGCTGAAACAATCAGACTTACAACACCGGAAGGCAATCCGATATCCGTTGTTGAGTTAAAACCGGGAGATAAGGTTCTTGTTTATACCGAGAAGCCCGGAAGACATTTCGGAATGAAAGTTGAAGAGACAATCATAGAAAAATGA
- the guaA gene encoding glutamine-hydrolyzing GMP synthase gives MVRDIHESKILILDFGSQYTQLIARRLREKHVYCEIHPFNTPIEKIKEFAPKGIILSGGPASVYADGSPKVGMEIFELDVPVLGICYGMQLITYLFGGEVVRAERHEYGRAELFVLDSNDLFKGLPEEFTVWMSHGDRVLRIPEGFEPIAETENAPYAAIRNREKSIYGVQFHPEVKHTQFGDKILENFAVEICGCEPSWTMENFIEYEIDKIRKTVGNKNVICALSGGVDSSVVAALLHKAIGDQLYPIFVDTGLLRKGERESVEKTFKEKFHMKNFRTVDASSLFLERLKGVVDPEKKRKIIGHTFIEVFEKAAKEIPDAEFLAQGTLYPDVIESVSVKGPSATIKSHHNVGGLPERLNFKLIEPLRELFKDEVRELGKELGLPDEIIKRQPFPGPGLAIRIIDEVKPEYLEILREADAIVLEEIKKARLYDKIWQSFAVFLPVKSVGVMGDVRTYDYVIAIRAVESVDGMTADWVKLPYELLERISNRIINEVEGVNRVVYDITSKPPGTIEWE, from the coding sequence ATGGTAAGGGATATTCATGAAAGCAAGATTCTCATTCTTGATTTTGGCTCTCAATATACTCAGCTTATTGCGAGGCGTTTGAGAGAGAAGCACGTTTACTGTGAGATACATCCTTTTAACACTCCTATTGAGAAGATAAAAGAGTTTGCTCCAAAGGGAATAATCCTTTCGGGGGGTCCTGCAAGTGTTTATGCTGATGGTTCGCCAAAGGTTGGAATGGAAATTTTTGAGCTTGATGTTCCTGTTCTGGGTATCTGTTACGGGATGCAGCTTATAACGTACCTATTTGGTGGAGAAGTTGTCAGGGCTGAAAGGCACGAATACGGAAGAGCTGAGCTTTTTGTTCTTGATAGCAATGATCTTTTTAAAGGACTTCCTGAAGAGTTTACCGTCTGGATGAGCCACGGTGACAGGGTTTTAAGAATTCCGGAAGGTTTTGAGCCGATAGCAGAAACAGAGAACGCGCCTTACGCAGCCATAAGAAACAGAGAGAAGAGTATATACGGTGTCCAGTTTCACCCGGAAGTTAAGCATACACAATTTGGTGACAAAATCCTTGAAAACTTTGCAGTGGAAATATGCGGTTGTGAGCCTTCATGGACAATGGAAAACTTTATCGAGTATGAGATAGATAAGATCAGGAAAACCGTCGGAAATAAAAATGTGATCTGTGCGCTTTCAGGTGGTGTTGACTCTTCTGTCGTTGCTGCTCTTTTACATAAAGCAATTGGTGATCAGCTTTATCCGATATTTGTTGATACAGGGCTTTTAAGAAAAGGAGAAAGGGAGAGCGTAGAAAAAACCTTTAAAGAGAAGTTTCACATGAAAAACTTTAGAACTGTTGATGCTTCCTCTCTCTTCCTTGAAAGGCTGAAAGGTGTTGTGGATCCTGAAAAGAAAAGAAAAATAATAGGTCACACTTTTATAGAGGTTTTTGAAAAGGCGGCGAAAGAGATACCGGACGCAGAGTTCCTTGCACAGGGAACACTCTATCCTGATGTTATAGAAAGTGTTTCCGTTAAAGGCCCTTCTGCAACGATTAAGTCTCACCACAACGTCGGCGGTCTTCCCGAAAGGTTAAACTTTAAGCTTATAGAGCCTTTAAGAGAACTTTTTAAAGATGAGGTAAGAGAACTTGGGAAAGAGCTTGGACTTCCCGATGAAATTATCAAAAGGCAGCCTTTCCCTGGTCCCGGTCTTGCGATAAGGATTATTGATGAGGTTAAACCTGAGTATCTTGAGATTTTGAGAGAAGCTGACGCCATTGTGCTTGAGGAGATAAAGAAAGCGAGGCTTTACGACAAAATATGGCAGTCCTTTGCAGTTTTTCTGCCTGTTAAAAGTGTTGGTGTTATGGGAGATGTAAGAACTTACGATTACGTTATTGCTATAAGGGCGGTAGAGAGCGTCGACGGAATGACTGCTGACTGGGTGAAACTTCCGTATGAGCTTCTTGAGAGAATTTCTAACAGAATCATAAATGAGGTTGAGGGCGTTAACCGTGTTGTTTATGACATTACTTCAAAACCGCCTGGCACGATAGAATGGGAGTAA
- the hemL gene encoding glutamate-1-semialdehyde 2,1-aminomutase yields the protein MGVEKSMRLFEEAKKYIPGGVNSPVRAFKSVGDVPRFIERAKGSHIWDVDGNEYIDYVCSWGPMILGHAHDEVIAAIKEQAEKGTSYGAPTELEVKLAKMIVEMVPSVEKVRMVNSGTEATMSAIRLARGYTKRDKVVKFEGCYHGHVDSLLVKAGSGLATFGVPTSPGIPEDFAKHTITVPYNNVDALKKVIDEAGDDIACVIMEPVMANAGLILPESGFLEKVREITAEKGILLIFDEVITGFRLAPGGAQEYFGITPDLSCFGKIIGGGLPVGAFGGKAEIMDYLAPEGPVYQAGTLSGNPLAMVAGIKTLEILKRPGVYEALREKGKKFAEGIKAAAEKAGVADKLCFKNLESISCVFFTSEMVKDYASAATSNTEAYAAYFREMLKRGVYLAPSQFEVAFVSTAHTDDDIERTIAAAEEAFTFAKDLL from the coding sequence ATGGGCGTTGAAAAATCAATGAGACTTTTTGAAGAGGCAAAAAAGTATATTCCTGGTGGAGTTAACAGTCCTGTCAGAGCTTTTAAGTCTGTTGGTGATGTTCCGAGATTTATTGAGAGGGCAAAAGGTTCTCACATCTGGGATGTTGACGGGAATGAATACATAGATTACGTCTGTTCCTGGGGCCCTATGATTTTGGGCCATGCTCACGATGAGGTTATTGCTGCAATAAAAGAGCAAGCGGAAAAAGGAACGAGCTACGGTGCACCGACGGAACTTGAAGTCAAGCTCGCAAAGATGATTGTTGAGATGGTGCCTTCAGTTGAAAAGGTAAGGATGGTTAACTCTGGAACGGAAGCCACGATGTCCGCTATAAGACTTGCAAGGGGTTATACGAAGAGAGATAAAGTTGTTAAGTTTGAAGGCTGTTATCATGGCCATGTAGATTCTCTCCTTGTTAAAGCAGGTTCTGGTCTTGCTACTTTTGGCGTGCCGACAAGTCCAGGTATTCCGGAAGACTTTGCAAAGCATACAATTACAGTGCCTTACAACAACGTTGATGCACTTAAAAAGGTTATAGACGAGGCTGGTGATGATATAGCCTGTGTCATTATGGAACCTGTCATGGCAAATGCAGGACTTATTCTTCCTGAGAGCGGTTTCCTTGAGAAGGTTAGAGAGATAACCGCTGAAAAAGGTATACTTCTTATATTTGACGAGGTTATTACCGGTTTCCGCCTTGCACCGGGCGGTGCTCAGGAGTATTTCGGGATCACACCTGATCTTTCCTGTTTTGGAAAAATTATAGGTGGAGGTCTTCCTGTAGGTGCTTTTGGAGGAAAGGCTGAGATAATGGATTATCTTGCACCTGAAGGTCCTGTATATCAGGCTGGAACGCTTTCCGGAAATCCTCTTGCAATGGTTGCAGGTATAAAGACACTTGAAATTTTAAAGAGACCTGGCGTTTACGAAGCTTTGAGAGAAAAGGGTAAAAAGTTTGCAGAGGGTATAAAGGCGGCTGCTGAAAAGGCCGGCGTTGCAGATAAACTCTGCTTTAAGAATCTTGAGTCTATTTCCTGCGTCTTCTTTACCAGTGAAATGGTTAAGGATTACGCTTCTGCTGCTACGTCAAATACGGAAGCTTACGCTGCCTACTTTAGAGAGATGCTTAAAAGGGGCGTTTACCTTGCACCTTCACAGTTTGAAGTTGCTTTTGTCTCAACGGCACATACAGATGATGATATAGAAAGGACAATAGCTGCTGCAGAAGAAGCCTTCACATTTGCTAAGGACTTACTTTAA